In one window of Candidatus Kinetoplastibacterium blastocrithidii (ex Strigomonas culicis) DNA:
- a CDS encoding FAD-binding oxidoreductase codes for MKFLKDIESLLGNEYVLTGDSMQKFLTDWRKRYIGNALAVILPRTSSDVAAIVNLCISYNVSIVPQGGNTGLCGGATPDTSGKSIVISTIRMNSITNIDIINNSITVEAGCILKNVQNAALDCNRLFPLSLASEGSCTIGGNLATNAGGTQVLRYGNIRELTLGIEFVNAEGNIVNALRGLRKDNSGYSLRDLYIGSEGTLGIITAASLKLFPKPLDRKVILVSIGSLEQAVSFFSYSRSFFYEKITAFELMSGLCIDMVKKLLDLPKNFINKSSWFVLIEISYSDNHDETADVISSFLENSINKDLIFDAMVSNNVKQNEEIWLMRESIPIAERDFGKAIKHDISVPISSIASFVKETNSLIQASFPGVQHIIFGHIGDGNLHYNIARASWQSECQLLSLQDDIYRIVHSMVVDFGGSISAEHGVGMLKVGELSKYKSVSELHMMKLIKLAIDPYNIMNPGKILMI; via the coding sequence ATGAAATTCTTAAAAGATATTGAATCATTACTAGGTAATGAATATGTTCTTACTGGTGATTCAATGCAAAAATTTTTGACAGATTGGCGTAAGCGATATATAGGGAATGCTCTGGCGGTAATATTGCCTAGGACATCTAGCGATGTGGCTGCAATAGTTAATTTATGTATATCATATAATGTATCAATTGTACCTCAGGGTGGGAATACTGGATTATGTGGGGGAGCAACACCAGATACTTCTGGCAAGTCTATAGTTATATCAACTATAAGAATGAATTCTATTACAAATATTGATATTATTAATAACTCTATAACGGTTGAAGCTGGTTGTATTTTAAAAAATGTTCAGAATGCTGCTCTAGATTGCAATAGATTATTTCCTTTAAGTCTTGCCTCTGAAGGTAGCTGTACTATAGGAGGCAATCTAGCTACTAATGCTGGTGGTACTCAGGTTTTGAGGTACGGGAATATTAGAGAACTCACGTTAGGAATTGAGTTTGTTAATGCAGAAGGAAACATAGTTAATGCATTGAGAGGTTTACGGAAAGATAATTCAGGGTATAGCTTACGTGATCTTTATATTGGAAGCGAAGGAACATTGGGGATAATAACAGCAGCCTCTCTAAAATTATTTCCTAAGCCTTTAGATAGAAAGGTCATTTTAGTATCAATAGGTTCTTTAGAGCAAGCAGTTAGTTTTTTTTCATATTCCCGTAGTTTTTTTTATGAAAAAATAACAGCTTTCGAGTTGATGAGTGGTTTATGTATAGATATGGTTAAGAAATTACTTGATTTGCCGAAGAATTTCATCAATAAGTCTTCATGGTTTGTGCTGATAGAGATATCTTATAGTGATAATCATGATGAAACTGCTGATGTGATAAGTAGTTTTTTAGAAAATTCTATAAATAAAGATCTAATTTTCGATGCCATGGTTTCTAATAATGTAAAACAAAATGAAGAAATTTGGTTGATGAGGGAGAGTATTCCTATTGCAGAGAGAGACTTTGGAAAAGCAATTAAACATGATATATCTGTTCCTATATCTAGCATTGCTTCTTTTGTTAAGGAAACAAATAGTTTAATACAAGCTTCATTTCCAGGGGTGCAGCATATAATTTTTGGTCATATTGGGGATGGAAATTTACACTATAATATAGCAAGGGCTAGCTGGCAAAGTGAATGTCAGTTGCTATCTTTGCAAGATGATATTTATAGGATAGTGCACAGCATGGTAGTTGATTTTGGAGGTTCTATTAGTGCAGAGCATGGAGTAGGGATGCTTAAAGTAGGTGAATTATCTAAATATAAGAGTGTTTCAGAACTGCACATGATGAAACTTATAAAATTAGCTATAGATCCATATAATATAATGAATCCAGGCAAGATTTTAATGATTTGA
- the coq7 gene encoding 2-polyprenyl-3-methyl-6-methoxy-1,4-benzoquinone monooxygenase: MQTFSNNYGDNINFRKISIFDRIISEIESSLSILSGKVESNRSNPSINISDKYLLSDEEKLFISKLMRINHVGEICAQALYRGQAFACKDKVIRDLFIEASIEEIDHLVWCSQRIMELDGRTSVLSPFWYVGSFFLGLMANFQGPSINLGFMSETEKQVEIHLEEHLNLIPYTDSKSRAIIMQMQKDEMHHKEVADRAGADELSNVSKAIMRIMARFMKEITYWL, from the coding sequence ATGCAAACTTTTTCTAATAACTATGGCGATAATATAAATTTTCGTAAAATTAGCATTTTTGACAGAATTATTTCTGAAATAGAGTCTTCTTTAAGTATATTGTCTGGAAAAGTCGAGTCCAATAGAAGTAATCCTTCAATAAATATTAGCGATAAATATTTATTGTCTGATGAGGAGAAGCTATTTATTTCTAAGCTTATGAGAATAAATCATGTTGGTGAGATATGTGCTCAGGCTTTATACAGAGGACAGGCTTTTGCATGCAAGGACAAAGTTATTAGAGATTTATTTATAGAGGCTTCTATAGAAGAAATTGACCATTTAGTATGGTGCTCACAGAGAATAATGGAATTAGACGGCCGTACTAGTGTACTAAGTCCATTTTGGTATGTGGGATCTTTCTTCTTAGGTCTTATGGCTAATTTCCAGGGGCCTTCTATAAATTTGGGTTTTATGTCGGAGACAGAGAAACAGGTAGAGATTCATCTTGAAGAACATTTAAATTTAATCCCGTACACTGATTCTAAGTCTAGGGCTATTATCATGCAAATGCAAAAAGATGAGATGCATCACAAGGAAGTAGCTGATAGAGCTGGAGCAGATGAGTTATCAAATGTTTCCAAGGCTATCATGAGAATAATGGCTAGATTTATGAAGGAGATAACTTATTGGTTATGA
- a CDS encoding dihydrofolate reductase translates to MEITIIVAYSDNRVIGNKNTLPWRISSDLKSFKEHTVNNTVIMGRKTWDSLPIKPLPNRENIVITRNNILTNGAVLAKSPSEAISLCKPNKKIFIIGGSSIYEQFLPISSRILATEIHSLLEGDSFFPKIQSEIWLEIDRKPQFSENNYNYDFVTYIKKPKNLMRL, encoded by the coding sequence ATGGAAATAACAATTATAGTAGCCTACTCTGACAACAGAGTCATAGGAAATAAAAATACACTACCGTGGAGAATATCTTCTGATTTAAAATCATTCAAGGAACATACTGTAAACAATACAGTTATTATGGGCAGAAAAACTTGGGATTCATTGCCCATAAAACCATTGCCTAACAGAGAGAACATAGTTATAACACGAAACAATATATTGACTAACGGAGCTGTCCTAGCAAAATCTCCTAGTGAGGCTATCAGCTTATGTAAGCCAAATAAAAAAATTTTTATCATAGGCGGATCATCAATATACGAACAATTTCTACCAATATCATCACGCATATTAGCAACAGAAATACACTCATTATTGGAAGGAGATTCGTTTTTTCCAAAAATACAATCAGAAATTTGGTTAGAAATTGATCGCAAACCTCAATTTTCTGAGAATAATTATAACTATGATTTTGTTACCTATATAAAAAAACCCAAAAACCTTATGCGACTATAA
- the mutM gene encoding bifunctional DNA-formamidopyrimidine glycosylase/DNA-(apurinic or apyrimidinic site) lyase, with amino-acid sequence MPELPEIELLKREIGPRIQNKTILKFKIRNHKLRWPILASLPKIITDKNVINCSRRGKYLLFHFEHGVQIIHLGMSGSLQFITNEPPGKHDHIEWTFNDSTILRMNDPRRFGAILWHDIKNDGTLYDNKIFKNLGLEPFSRKLTEQYLYNKLSNKKKSIKQILLDGNIVVGIGNIYSSESLFKSKINPLISASKLSISDCAKLILCIRETLCNSIKSGGSTIRNYVSTSGQSGNYIKNHASVYGRNELPCNVCGFKIIKIKQSGRSTYYCPNCQNVDKKIT; translated from the coding sequence ATGCCAGAACTACCGGAAATAGAATTACTTAAAAGAGAGATAGGACCAAGGATACAAAATAAAACTATTTTAAAATTCAAAATTAGAAATCATAAGCTAAGATGGCCTATACTAGCTTCCCTTCCAAAAATTATAACAGATAAGAATGTTATAAACTGCTCTCGTAGAGGGAAATATTTATTGTTTCATTTTGAACATGGTGTGCAAATAATACACTTGGGAATGTCTGGATCACTGCAGTTTATAACTAATGAGCCGCCTGGAAAACATGATCACATAGAGTGGACTTTTAATGATTCAACAATACTAAGAATGAATGATCCAAGAAGATTTGGGGCAATACTATGGCATGATATAAAAAATGATGGCACATTGTACGATAATAAAATTTTTAAAAACCTTGGCTTAGAACCATTTTCAAGAAAACTAACAGAACAATACCTCTATAATAAGCTTTCCAATAAAAAAAAATCTATAAAGCAAATTCTTTTGGATGGAAATATCGTAGTAGGAATTGGTAATATATATTCCTCAGAGAGCCTATTTAAATCAAAAATAAACCCATTAATATCAGCATCAAAACTTTCCATAAGTGACTGCGCTAAACTAATATTATGTATACGTGAAACACTATGCAATTCTATTAAATCTGGAGGAAGCACTATAAGAAATTATGTAAGCACTAGTGGGCAAAGCGGTAATTATATCAAAAATCATGCTTCTGTTTACGGAAGAAACGAACTTCCTTGCAATGTATGCGGATTTAAAATAATAAAAATAAAACAGAGCGGACGTTCTACTTATTATTGTCCTAATTGTCAGAATGTAGATAAAAAAATCACATAA
- the ispE gene encoding 4-(cytidine 5'-diphospho)-2-C-methyl-D-erythritol kinase, whose amino-acid sequence MDHLYDVKAPAKINIFLHVNERRTDGYHLLQTVFRLIDLQDSLNFSLRNDGIISFEMPNNNIPNETNLVIKAAKLLKMYTRGSKGAHIFLEKNIPIGGGLGGGSSDAASTLIALNKLWSSSLNRYDLMKLANYLGADVPFFIFGCNAFASGIGNVLVEIDLPVRSYLIIQPDISISTADIFSDSILKRDTKHVTIQQFMSSPSYLFGKNDLEDVVFDRYPDVCGTVVFLKQHGFAFKMSGSGSCFFVEYDNISESILALSKIGNIIKKVYGSFKSIRFRFAGAYMGLIDHPLKYWVTK is encoded by the coding sequence GTGGATCATTTATATGATGTGAAGGCTCCAGCAAAAATAAATATATTTTTGCATGTAAATGAACGCCGTACTGATGGTTATCATTTATTACAAACTGTTTTTAGATTAATAGATTTGCAAGATAGTCTAAATTTTAGCTTACGTAATGATGGAATCATAAGTTTTGAGATGCCTAATAATAATATCCCTAATGAAACAAATTTGGTTATTAAGGCAGCAAAATTACTCAAAATGTACACAAGAGGTAGCAAAGGAGCACATATTTTCCTGGAGAAAAATATTCCAATAGGGGGGGGTCTTGGCGGAGGATCTAGTGATGCAGCAAGCACTTTAATTGCATTGAATAAATTATGGTCATCTAGTCTTAATAGATATGATTTAATGAAGTTAGCTAATTATTTAGGTGCAGATGTACCATTTTTTATATTTGGATGCAATGCTTTTGCTAGTGGAATAGGAAATGTATTAGTTGAGATTGATCTGCCTGTAAGATCATATCTCATTATTCAGCCTGATATTAGTATAAGTACTGCAGATATATTTTCAGATTCTATTTTGAAAAGAGATACTAAGCATGTTACAATACAGCAGTTTATGTCTAGTCCCAGCTATTTGTTTGGAAAAAACGATTTGGAAGATGTTGTTTTTGATAGATATCCTGATGTTTGTGGCACCGTTGTTTTTTTAAAACAACATGGATTTGCATTTAAAATGTCTGGCTCTGGTTCTTGTTTTTTCGTAGAGTATGATAATATTTCAGAATCTATTTTGGCATTGAGTAAAATAGGTAATATAATAAAAAAAGTATATGGAAGCTTTAAGTCTATCAGGTTCCGTTTTGCTGGAGCTTACATGGGTCTTATAGATCATCCATTGAAGTATTGGGTCACGAAGTAA
- the dcd gene encoding dCTP deaminase, whose amino-acid sequence MSIKSDSWIRSAASSGMIEPFEPYQVNVVNNNRIVSYGTSSYGYDVRCAKEFKIFTNINHAIVDPKNFDEKSFVDFYGDICIIPPNSFALARTVEYFRIPRNILTICLGKSTYARCGIIVNVTPLEPEWEGHVTLEFSNTTPLPARIYAGEGCAQMVFLESSEICEMSYADRDGKYQFQKGITVPCI is encoded by the coding sequence ATGAGTATTAAAAGTGATAGTTGGATTCGTTCTGCCGCAAGTAGTGGAATGATTGAGCCATTCGAGCCTTACCAAGTTAATGTGGTAAATAATAATCGCATTGTAAGCTATGGCACTAGTAGTTATGGGTATGATGTTCGTTGTGCGAAGGAATTTAAGATTTTTACTAATATTAATCATGCCATTGTAGATCCTAAGAATTTTGATGAAAAATCATTTGTTGATTTCTATGGTGACATTTGTATTATTCCTCCTAATTCTTTTGCTTTGGCTCGCACAGTAGAATATTTTAGAATACCTCGCAATATACTTACAATATGTTTAGGAAAGAGCACTTATGCTAGATGCGGAATCATAGTCAATGTTACTCCGTTAGAGCCAGAATGGGAGGGACATGTTACACTGGAATTTTCTAATACTACACCGTTGCCAGCTAGGATATATGCTGGAGAGGGTTGTGCGCAGATGGTTTTTTTGGAATCTTCTGAGATATGTGAGATGTCTTATGCGGACAGGGATGGCAAATATCAGTTCCAGAAGGGTATTACAGTTCCTTGTATTTAG
- a CDS encoding arginine/lysine/ornithine decarboxylase, giving the protein MRFLFPIFIIDEDYRSENVSGLGIRALADAIEAQGVKVIGVTGYGDISSFAQQQSRASAFILSIDDEEFDVDSPEDVASIIKKLRAFIGELRFRNADIPIYLYGETRTSEHIPNDILRELHGFIHMFEDTPEFVARHIIREANSYVASLAPPFFRELVKYAQDGSYSWHCPGHSGGVAFLKSPVGQMFHQFFGENMLRADVCNAVDELGQLLDHTGPVAESELNAARIFHADRCYFVTNGTSTSNKIVWHANVANDDIVLVDRNCHKSILHAITMTGAIPVFLRPTRNNFGIIGPIPLDEFDPENINKKILSNPLAKKITNKKPRILTLTQSTYDGVIYNVEMIKNHLDGYVDTLHFDEAWLPHASFHDFYKDMHAIGENRPRGSTSMIFATHSTHKLLAGISQASQIIVQEPTNRKFDHSAFNEAYLMHTSTSPQYAIIASCDVAAAMMEPPGGTALVEESIREAMDFRRAMRKVESEFGKNDWWFKVWGPNRMAHEGIGNREDWMLDSDDQWHGFGDLACSFNMLDPIKTTIVTPGLSISGSFGESGIPASLVSKYLAEHGVVVEKTGLYSFFILFTIGITKGRWNSLLTALQQFKDDYDRNQPMWRILPDFCKLHRKYERLGIRDLCYKIHNTYREYDIARLTTEMYLSEMIPAMKPSEAFAKMAHREVERVKISDLEGRITGVLLTPYPPGIPLLIPGERFNKIIVNYLEFVRDFNDEYPGFENYMHGLTIDINEEGHKNYYVDCLA; this is encoded by the coding sequence ATGAGATTTTTATTTCCTATTTTTATAATTGATGAAGATTATCGTTCTGAAAATGTTTCTGGTCTTGGTATTAGGGCGCTGGCCGATGCTATAGAAGCCCAGGGAGTGAAAGTTATAGGCGTTACAGGCTACGGAGACATAAGTTCATTTGCTCAACAGCAAAGTCGCGCTAGTGCATTTATTTTATCTATCGATGATGAGGAGTTCGATGTTGATTCCCCTGAAGATGTGGCAAGTATTATAAAAAAACTACGTGCTTTTATTGGAGAATTAAGATTTCGTAATGCTGATATTCCGATATATCTATATGGGGAAACTAGAACATCTGAACATATTCCAAATGATATTCTTAGAGAATTGCATGGTTTTATACATATGTTTGAAGACACTCCAGAGTTTGTTGCTAGACATATAATAAGAGAAGCTAATAGCTATGTGGCTTCTTTAGCGCCACCTTTCTTTAGGGAATTAGTTAAATATGCCCAAGATGGGTCGTATTCTTGGCATTGCCCAGGTCATTCTGGTGGAGTTGCATTTCTAAAGAGCCCAGTTGGACAAATGTTTCATCAATTTTTTGGCGAAAACATGCTTCGTGCAGACGTATGTAATGCTGTTGATGAATTGGGGCAATTATTGGATCATACAGGTCCTGTTGCTGAATCTGAGCTTAATGCGGCACGTATCTTTCATGCTGATCGTTGTTATTTCGTTACTAACGGAACATCAACATCTAATAAAATTGTTTGGCATGCAAATGTTGCTAATGACGATATAGTATTAGTTGATCGTAATTGTCATAAGTCTATTTTACATGCTATAACTATGACAGGAGCGATTCCTGTTTTTCTAAGACCTACACGCAATAATTTTGGAATAATAGGTCCAATTCCTTTGGATGAATTTGATCCTGAAAATATTAATAAGAAGATATTGTCAAATCCATTAGCAAAAAAAATAACAAATAAAAAACCAAGAATATTAACACTTACTCAAAGCACATATGATGGTGTTATTTATAATGTTGAAATGATAAAAAATCATCTAGATGGTTATGTTGATACTCTTCATTTTGATGAGGCTTGGTTACCGCATGCATCATTCCATGATTTCTATAAAGATATGCATGCCATTGGAGAAAATAGACCTAGAGGTAGTACCTCTATGATTTTTGCTACTCACTCTACACATAAGTTATTAGCTGGAATATCCCAAGCATCTCAAATAATTGTTCAGGAGCCGACCAATAGAAAGTTTGATCACTCAGCTTTTAATGAGGCTTATTTAATGCATACTTCCACATCGCCGCAGTATGCCATTATAGCTTCTTGTGATGTTGCTGCTGCGATGATGGAGCCTCCAGGTGGTACAGCATTAGTTGAGGAAAGTATAAGAGAGGCAATGGATTTTAGACGAGCTATGCGCAAGGTGGAGTCTGAATTTGGTAAAAATGATTGGTGGTTTAAGGTTTGGGGACCTAACCGTATGGCTCATGAAGGCATAGGTAATCGTGAGGATTGGATGTTAGATTCTGATGATCAATGGCATGGCTTTGGAGATCTAGCATGTAGTTTTAATATGTTAGATCCTATAAAGACTACAATCGTAACTCCAGGACTTAGTATTTCTGGTAGTTTTGGGGAATCAGGTATTCCAGCTTCATTAGTATCTAAGTATTTAGCAGAACATGGAGTTGTTGTAGAAAAAACAGGTCTTTATTCTTTTTTCATTCTATTTACAATTGGTATTACTAAGGGACGATGGAATAGTTTATTGACTGCTTTACAGCAGTTTAAAGATGATTATGATCGCAATCAGCCGATGTGGCGCATATTACCAGACTTCTGTAAGTTACATAGGAAATATGAGCGGTTAGGCATTAGAGATTTATGTTATAAAATTCATAATACATATCGAGAATACGATATAGCTCGTCTTACAACTGAGATGTATTTAAGTGAAATGATTCCGGCAATGAAGCCATCAGAAGCTTTTGCTAAGATGGCTCATCGCGAAGTGGAGAGAGTTAAGATATCCGATCTAGAAGGGCGCATTACAGGAGTGTTGCTAACACCATATCCGCCTGGAATACCATTGCTAATCCCAGGAGAACGTTTCAACAAGATAATTGTTAATTATTTGGAGTTTGTTCGGGATTTCAATGATGAGTATCCAGGATTTGAGAATTATATGCATGGATTAACTATAGATATTAATGAGGAAGGCCATAAAAATTATTATGTTGATTGCTTAGCTTAA
- a CDS encoding outer membrane lipoprotein LolB: MLSRLFYASNFVFLIALCLLSNSCIHKNLINDRIFERTGSFYIVEKDDSRILRAFQGTFFWNDYGEYYELGLSNFFGKREVYLKVSPDNALLRTADGFYLQSLDADDLASQFLGYKIPMNSLRIWLKGSFICNDIPEKLLTDKFNKPSSFILSDWDVKLSSYDIFGPRKIIMQKTQENNSITIKLIVKN, from the coding sequence ATGTTATCCAGATTATTTTATGCTTCAAATTTTGTTTTTCTTATTGCTTTATGTTTATTATCAAATTCTTGTATTCACAAGAATTTGATAAATGATAGGATCTTTGAAAGAACAGGTAGTTTTTATATAGTGGAGAAGGATGATTCGAGAATATTAAGAGCATTCCAAGGTACATTTTTTTGGAATGATTACGGTGAATATTATGAGCTTGGTCTATCAAATTTCTTTGGCAAGAGAGAAGTTTATCTAAAGGTATCACCTGATAATGCTTTGCTTAGAACTGCAGATGGTTTCTATTTGCAATCTCTAGATGCCGATGATCTTGCATCCCAATTCTTGGGTTATAAAATTCCTATGAATAGTTTGAGGATATGGTTGAAAGGTTCATTTATTTGCAATGATATTCCTGAGAAATTATTAACTGATAAGTTTAATAAACCAAGTTCTTTTATCTTATCTGACTGGGATGTTAAATTATCTAGTTACGATATATTTGGCCCTAGAAAAATAATTATGCAAAAAACACAAGAAAATAACTCTATTACTATAAAATTAATAGTTAAAAATTAA
- a CDS encoding thymidylate synthase has translation MQQYKEFLKHVISNGIDRTDRTNTGTISVFGYQMRFNLSDGFPLITTKKLHIKSIIVELLWFLRGESNIKWLKENGVNIWNEWANSQGDLGPIYGAQWRSWPSTDGNKPIDQIANIISEIKKDQNSRRLIVSAWNVSEINRMALPPCHILFQFYIANNKLSCQVYQRSADIFLGVPFNIASYALLTNMIAQQCGLDIGELIWTGGDCHVYKNHLAQVNLQLSRDVLPLPSLIINRKPKSIFDYRYEDFTINNYNSHPHIKGDVAI, from the coding sequence ATGCAACAATACAAAGAATTTCTAAAACATGTTATTAGTAATGGCATAGATAGAACAGATCGTACAAATACTGGAACTATATCAGTATTTGGATATCAAATGAGATTCAATCTTTCTGATGGATTCCCATTGATAACAACCAAAAAATTACATATTAAGAGCATTATTGTGGAATTGTTATGGTTCCTAAGAGGGGAAAGCAATATAAAGTGGCTTAAAGAAAACGGGGTAAATATTTGGAATGAATGGGCCAACAGCCAAGGTGATTTAGGTCCAATATATGGTGCTCAATGGCGATCATGGCCATCTACAGATGGGAATAAACCTATAGATCAAATAGCTAATATCATAAGCGAAATAAAGAAAGACCAGAATTCTCGCCGATTAATAGTTTCAGCGTGGAATGTATCAGAAATAAATAGAATGGCGTTACCACCTTGCCATATATTATTCCAATTCTATATAGCTAACAATAAACTATCTTGTCAAGTATATCAAAGAAGTGCCGATATATTTTTAGGTGTTCCTTTTAATATTGCAAGCTATGCATTACTTACAAACATGATAGCTCAACAATGTGGATTAGATATAGGTGAATTAATATGGACAGGAGGAGATTGTCATGTATATAAAAATCATCTAGCGCAAGTAAACTTACAACTTTCACGAGATGTGCTACCTTTGCCTTCTCTAATTATAAACAGGAAACCGAAATCCATATTCGATTATAGATATGAAGATTTCACTATAAATAACTATAATAGTCATCCCCATATAAAAGGCGATGTAGCTATATAA